TCCTCGACTAACTGGTCTAGTAATTGAGAAAAAACCGAATTATCATTACTTAATCCATTTACACTATTTGATGATGAAGAACCGATGGATTGTAACGCTTGTATTTCAAGTAGTAATTTCATTGAAGATACGTCCATATAATCATCCTTTCTTAGCATTCAACGCTTTCATAAAACGAGCTATTTTTTTATCAGTTACACGTTTTTCAATTTGGAAGTCCGTTAAAAATTTATTAAAAACCTTTGCACCTGTATTTTCATCATCTGCTTCATATTCTACCTCATAATCATCACAGTTTAAATAGAATGAGTGATCTAAAACAAGTATACCACCTTTATAGGGCAATTCCACCCGATCCGTTGTTAGAGAACCAAAGACTCTGAGTTCATCGACAGGGACATTTAAATTTAATAATTTTCTCTGAATAGATGGTGCATAGAAGCGTTGTCCACATAACATCATTTCGGCTTCTTTAGATGTCAAAGGCTCCGTCGTTTCTAAATGTGTATTTTTTGCTGTCTTTTCTTTTAACGTACAGACAATTGATGACTTCGTTTCTCTTATTCTTAAACCAGCATGAAGGGTTTTTAAATGCCAATCAGGGGTATCGAAATAATGATTGGTTTGTCGAATGATTTTAGAATCATTAATATCAAATTCTTTTAATAACATTTCGTATTGCTCTTTAGTAAGTAAATTTTTAAATTCGATTTCGATTTCCTGAGTCATGAATTTTCTTCCTCTCTTCATAAAAAACATCGGTGGTTTTTCATTATTCTTTTTCTCGAAAGTATGTACTATGTTAAAATATGAAATGAATAGTGCTGCGAAGGGATGTAAGAACATTGCGTAATATTTATCGCGTAGAAAAATTTCAACTTATACATAATGAACTTCATTTTAGTTTATACGAAAATGATCAGAAAATAAAATTTCAACCTGCTCATCAAGTCCTTGCAGATTCAGATGGTCAAGCTTTTATATACCTAGTTGAA
Above is a genomic segment from Lysinibacillus sp. PLM2 containing:
- a CDS encoding CYTH domain-containing protein, whose amino-acid sequence is MTQEIEIEFKNLLTKEQYEMLLKEFDINDSKIIRQTNHYFDTPDWHLKTLHAGLRIRETKSSIVCTLKEKTAKNTHLETTEPLTSKEAEMMLCGQRFYAPSIQRKLLNLNVPVDELRVFGSLTTDRVELPYKGGILVLDHSFYLNCDDYEVEYEADDENTGAKVFNKFLTDFQIEKRVTDKKIARFMKALNAKKG